One Bufo gargarizans isolate SCDJY-AF-19 chromosome 3, ASM1485885v1, whole genome shotgun sequence DNA segment encodes these proteins:
- the LOC122931772 gene encoding gastrula zinc finger protein XlCGF17.1-like has translation MTKSSPKHLGSISGKDWVRGFHRRLIFPPSYKGEDNQSQIVTSKTRHKLSEMSARSQCGKHFKNKSYLYMQKRIHEDERSFPCSECEKTFITKVELVEHQRIHTGEKPFPCPKCGKSFKLKKHIILINISEAHIGEKPYSCPECGKCFYVKSCLDQHQRTHTGEKQYSCPECGKCFNQKSHLDKHQITHTGEKPFSCFKCGKCFYHKSNLIQHQRIHTGEKPYSCPECEKCFIEKSNLVQHLRIHTGEKPFSCAECGKYFSHQSLLNVHLRTHTGEKPFLCSECGKRFTMKSHINIHLRTHTGDKPFSCPECDKCFTIKSNLNRHQRIHTGEKPYSCPECEKCFTRKSILIKHQKTHTG, from the exons ATGACCAAAAGTTCTCCCAAACACCTAGGCAGTATATCAG GTAAAGACTGGGTGAGAGGCTTCCATAGACGTCTAATTTTTCCTCCCTCTTATAAAGGAGAAGATAATCAATCACAGATTGTCACTAGTAAAACTAGACATAAACTGTCTGAAATGTCTGCACGTTCTCAATGtgggaaacattttaaaaataaatcgtACCTTTATATGCAGAAGAGAATTCATGAGGATGAAAGGTCAtttccatgttcagaatgtgagaaaactTTTATTACAAAAGTAGAACTTgttgaacatcagagaattcacacaggagagaagccatttccatgtccAAAATGTGGGAAGAGTTTTAAGCTAAAGAAACATATT ATCTTGATCAACATCTCAGAAGCTCAcataggagagaagccatattcatgtcctgaatgtggaaaatgtttttatGTGAAATCATGTCTTGAtcaacatcagagaactcacacaggagagaagcaatattcatgtcctgaatgtggaaaatgttttaatcaGAAATCACATCTTGATAAACATCAgataactcacacaggagagaaaccattttcatgttttaaatgtggaaaatgtttttatcataaatcaaatcttattcaacatcagagaattcacacaggagaaaagccatattcatgtcctgaatgtgaaaaatgttttattgagaaatcaaatcttgttcaaCATCTCAGaatccacacaggagagaagccattttcatgtgcaGAATGTGGGAAGTATTTTAGTCACCAATCACTTCTTAAtgtacatctgagaactcacacaggagagaaaccatttttatgttctgaatgtgggaaacggtttactatgaaatcacataTTAatatacatctgagaactcacacaggagacaagccattttcatgtcctgaatgtgataaGTGTTTTACTATTAAATCAAATCTTaatagacatcagagaattcacacaggagagaagccatattcatgtcctgaatgtgagaagtgttttactAGGAAATCAATTCTTATTaaacatcagaaaactcacacagga